A window of the Williamsia phyllosphaerae genome harbors these coding sequences:
- the rimM gene encoding ribosome maturation factor RimM (Essential for efficient processing of 16S rRNA): MDLVVGRVVKAHGVRGELVVDVRTDDPDDRFADGATLRGRLPKGRGDRDFTVTGAREHSGRLLLTLDGVDDRSAADDLRGVLFLIDSATVDSGSDPDEFYDHELEGVGVRTVTGDDIGILSEILHLPGGDTLVVRTQGGREILVPFVTDIVPTVSPDGIEIDPPDGLLDLQ, translated from the coding sequence ATGGATCTCGTCGTCGGCAGGGTCGTCAAGGCCCATGGCGTCCGCGGCGAACTGGTCGTCGACGTCCGCACGGACGATCCCGACGACCGGTTCGCCGACGGCGCCACGTTGCGTGGCCGTCTGCCCAAGGGGCGGGGCGACCGCGACTTCACGGTCACCGGCGCACGCGAGCACTCCGGTCGCCTGCTGCTGACCCTCGACGGGGTCGACGACCGGTCGGCCGCCGACGACCTGCGCGGCGTGCTCTTCCTGATCGACAGCGCCACAGTCGATTCCGGCTCCGACCCCGACGAGTTCTACGATCACGAACTCGAAGGGGTCGGCGTCCGGACCGTCACCGGCGACGACATCGGCATCCTCTCGGAGATCCTGCACCTCCCCGGCGGCGACACCCTCGTGGTCCGCACCCAGGGGGGCCGGGAGATCCTCGTGCCGTTCGTGACCGACATCGTCCCGACCGTCTCGCCCGACGGCATCGAGATCGATCCGCCCGACGGCCTGCTCGACCTGCAGTGA
- the trmD gene encoding tRNA (guanosine(37)-N1)-methyltransferase TrmD gives MRIDVVSIFPEYLTPLRAALLGRAIDRGIISVDVHDLRDWTHDVHRGVDDSPYGGGPGMVMKPEVWGPCLDDVCPDDALLVVPTPAGVPFTQAMAEEFSRERHVVFACGRYEGIDQRVVDDVARRTRVLEVSIGDFVLIGGEVATIAMVEATVRLIDGVLGNAASHQQDSFSDGLLEGPSYTRPEVWRGLAVPAVLRSGDHARIEAWRREESLRRTRERRPDLLGTDDPVEPD, from the coding sequence CTGCGCATCGACGTCGTCTCGATCTTTCCCGAATACCTGACGCCGCTGCGCGCGGCCCTGCTCGGACGCGCCATCGACCGGGGCATCATCTCCGTCGACGTCCACGACCTGCGCGACTGGACCCACGACGTCCACCGCGGTGTGGACGACTCGCCCTACGGTGGCGGCCCCGGCATGGTCATGAAGCCCGAGGTGTGGGGTCCGTGCCTCGACGACGTCTGTCCCGACGACGCCCTGCTCGTCGTCCCCACTCCCGCAGGCGTGCCGTTCACCCAGGCGATGGCCGAGGAGTTCAGCCGCGAGCGACACGTGGTGTTCGCGTGTGGACGCTACGAGGGCATCGATCAACGGGTGGTCGACGACGTCGCGCGGCGGACACGCGTGCTCGAGGTGTCCATCGGCGACTTCGTCCTCATCGGCGGCGAGGTCGCGACCATCGCGATGGTCGAGGCCACCGTCCGACTCATCGACGGCGTACTCGGCAACGCCGCGTCGCACCAACAGGATTCGTTCTCCGACGGCCTGCTCGAGGGGCCGAGCTACACCCGCCCCGAGGTCTGGCGCGGACTCGCCGTACCCGCCGTCCTGCGCAGCGGTGACCACGCGCGGATCGAGGCCTGGCGACGCGAGGAGTCACTGCGCCGCACCAGGGAGCGCCGACCCGATCTGCTGGGGACCGACGACCCGGTCGAACCGGACTAG
- a CDS encoding RNA-binding protein: MSAVVADAIEHLVRGIVANPDEVRVDMITGRRGRLVEVHVHPEDLGKVIGRGGRTATALRTLVTGIGGRGLRLDIVDTDR, from the coding sequence GTGAGCGCTGTCGTCGCCGACGCCATCGAGCACCTGGTCCGCGGAATCGTCGCGAACCCGGACGAGGTCCGCGTGGACATGATCACGGGCCGCCGGGGCCGTCTCGTCGAGGTGCACGTGCACCCCGAGGATCTCGGCAAGGTCATCGGCCGCGGCGGACGTACCGCCACGGCTCTGCGCACCCTGGTCACCGGCATCGGTGGACGCGGTCTGCGCCTGGACATCGTCGACACCGATCGCTGA
- the rpsP gene encoding 30S ribosomal protein S16, translating to MSVKIKLTRLGKIRNPQYRIVVADARTRRNGRAIETIGKYHPKEEPSLIEVDSERAQYWLGVGAQPTEPVEAILKITGDWQKHKGLPGTEGTLKVKEPKTSKLDLFNAALAAADSEPAAEATTPKKKAAKKADTADDAAATEAPAAEATDAPAADAGDAAKADA from the coding sequence ATGTCTGTCAAGATCAAGCTCACCCGCCTCGGCAAGATCCGCAACCCGCAGTACCGCATCGTCGTCGCCGATGCCCGCACCCGTCGCAACGGTCGTGCGATCGAGACCATCGGCAAGTACCACCCCAAGGAAGAGCCCAGCCTCATCGAGGTCGACTCCGAGCGCGCGCAGTACTGGCTGGGTGTCGGCGCACAGCCGACCGAGCCGGTCGAGGCCATCCTGAAGATCACCGGCGACTGGCAGAAGCACAAGGGCCTGCCGGGCACCGAGGGCACCCTCAAGGTCAAGGAGCCCAAGACCAGCAAGCTCGACCTGTTCAACGCGGCGCTGGCCGCCGCCGACAGCGAGCCGGCCGCCGAGGCCACCACCCCCAAGAAGAAGGCCGCCAAGAAGGCCGACACCGCTGACGACGCGGCCGCCACCGAGGCGCCCGCAGCCGAGGCGACCGACGCTCCCGCAGCCGACGCCGGAGACGCCGCCAAGGCCGACGCGTGA
- the rplS gene encoding 50S ribosomal protein L19, whose protein sequence is MNTLDFLDKRSMRDDIPDFRPGDTLDVHVKVIEGSKERVQVFKGVVIRRQGGGLQETFTVRKVSFGVGVERTFPVHSPTLAKVDVVTRGDVRRAKLYYLRDLRGKAAKIKEKR, encoded by the coding sequence ATGAACACCTTGGACTTCCTCGACAAGCGGTCGATGCGCGACGACATCCCCGACTTCCGGCCCGGCGACACCCTTGACGTCCACGTCAAGGTCATCGAGGGCTCGAAGGAGCGCGTCCAGGTCTTCAAGGGTGTCGTCATCCGTCGCCAGGGCGGTGGCCTGCAGGAGACGTTCACCGTCCGCAAGGTCTCGTTCGGCGTCGGTGTGGAGCGCACCTTCCCGGTGCACAGCCCCACCTTGGCCAAGGTCGACGTCGTCACCCGTGGTGACGTCCGTCGCGCCAAGCTGTACTACCTCCGCGATCTGCGTGGCAAGGCCGCCAAGATCAAGGAAAAGCGCTGA